In Bacteroidales bacterium, a genomic segment contains:
- the recQ gene encoding DNA helicase RecQ: MSAGQEISLIDVLKKHFGFTSFKGNQEAIIRNVLNGNDTFVLMPTGGGKSLCYQLPSLLMPGTAIIISPLIALMKNQVDAMRSFSEEDGVAHFLNSSLNKAAIAQVKHDIIEGKTKLLYVAPESLTKEENIQFLKKIKVSFYAIDEAHCISEWGHDFRPEYRRIRPIINEIGTEPLIALTATATPKVQHDIQKNLGMLNATVFKSSFRRANLYYEVRPKKNVTREIIKFIKANHGKSGIIYCLSRKKVEELAETLQVNGIKALPYHAGLDSSTRSQNQDKFLMEEADVIVATIAFGMGIDKPDVRFVIHYDIPKSLEGYYQETGRAGRDGGEGNCIAFYSYKDIQKLEKFMQGKPIAEQEIGKQLLLETVAYAESSVCRPKQLLNYFGEEMAETCNHCDNCIHPKTQFEGKDDIVLVLKTILEVKEKFKYDHIASILAGVKTPAIKSYNHQMLDLFGAGKNKDAGYWSMVIRQSLIKRLVQKDIENYGLLKIDEKGHEFLRNPQSFMISEDHDYSDTDEEEDSFGGPERPGSADEELFNILKNLRKKISKQLQLPPFVIFQDPSLEDMAIQYPVSIEELQNITGVGAGKAKRYGSEFVKIIKSYVEEKEIIRPQDMVVKSIVNKSNLKVFIIQSIDRQMDFSDIADAKNIDMNTLLNEIEAIVNSGTKINIDYYLNSVMDSDHQQDIYDYFMEEAEDESLENALQELGEDNYSEEEVRLVRIKFMSELGN; encoded by the coding sequence ATGAGCGCCGGCCAGGAAATTTCGCTGATAGATGTACTAAAAAAGCACTTTGGTTTCACCAGTTTCAAAGGTAATCAGGAGGCAATAATCCGCAATGTATTGAATGGTAATGACACTTTTGTGCTTATGCCTACTGGGGGCGGTAAATCACTGTGCTACCAGCTGCCTTCGCTTCTTATGCCGGGTACCGCAATTATCATTTCTCCGCTTATCGCACTCATGAAAAACCAGGTGGATGCCATGCGCAGTTTCAGTGAAGAAGACGGCGTTGCACACTTCCTGAATTCATCTCTGAATAAAGCTGCCATTGCCCAGGTGAAACATGATATCATCGAAGGGAAAACGAAGCTGCTTTATGTTGCACCTGAATCGCTTACCAAGGAGGAAAACATACAGTTTCTTAAAAAGATAAAAGTCTCGTTTTATGCTATTGATGAGGCACATTGTATTTCGGAATGGGGTCATGATTTCAGGCCCGAATACAGGCGTATCCGCCCTATTATCAATGAAATCGGCACAGAGCCTCTGATTGCTCTTACGGCAACTGCCACCCCCAAGGTTCAGCATGATATTCAGAAGAACCTGGGCATGCTTAACGCCACTGTTTTCAAATCTTCATTCCGGCGTGCAAATTTATACTATGAAGTAAGGCCCAAAAAAAATGTCACCCGTGAAATCATCAAATTTATTAAAGCCAATCACGGTAAATCGGGTATAATCTATTGCCTCAGCCGCAAGAAGGTTGAAGAGCTTGCTGAAACACTCCAGGTGAACGGTATCAAGGCACTTCCCTATCATGCAGGTCTTGATTCTTCTACCCGTTCACAAAACCAGGATAAGTTCCTCATGGAGGAAGCCGATGTCATTGTCGCTACAATTGCTTTCGGAATGGGTATAGACAAACCGGACGTACGCTTTGTCATTCATTACGATATTCCCAAAAGCCTTGAAGGTTATTACCAGGAAACAGGCCGTGCCGGAAGGGACGGTGGCGAAGGCAACTGTATCGCTTTTTACAGCTACAAGGATATTCAGAAACTGGAGAAATTCATGCAGGGGAAGCCGATTGCAGAACAGGAAATCGGTAAGCAGCTTCTTCTTGAAACGGTTGCCTATGCTGAATCATCAGTTTGCAGGCCTAAGCAGTTGCTTAACTATTTTGGCGAGGAGATGGCTGAAACCTGCAACCATTGCGACAATTGTATCCATCCGAAAACACAGTTTGAAGGGAAAGATGATATAGTCCTGGTTCTTAAAACCATTCTTGAAGTAAAAGAAAAATTCAAATACGATCATATTGCCAGCATCCTGGCAGGAGTAAAAACTCCGGCCATCAAATCGTACAATCACCAGATGCTTGATCTCTTCGGGGCAGGAAAAAACAAGGATGCCGGATACTGGAGCATGGTGATCAGGCAGTCGCTTATTAAACGGCTTGTACAGAAAGACATTGAAAATTACGGCCTGCTCAAGATTGATGAAAAGGGCCATGAATTTCTCAGGAACCCTCAATCGTTCATGATCTCTGAAGATCATGATTACTCGGATACCGATGAAGAAGAAGATAGCTTCGGGGGACCAGAAAGACCCGGATCAGCAGATGAGGAACTGTTCAACATTCTGAAAAACCTGAGAAAGAAGATTTCAAAACAGCTTCAACTGCCGCCGTTCGTTATTTTCCAGGATCCGTCACTTGAAGACATGGCCATCCAGTACCCAGTATCTATCGAAGAACTTCAGAATATAACCGGCGTGGGTGCGGGAAAAGCCAAGCGATACGGTTCAGAGTTTGTCAAGATCATCAAGAGTTACGTGGAAGAAAAGGAGATCATCCGCCCGCAGGATATGGTGGTTAAATCGATTGTGAATAAATCAAACCTCAAGGTTTTCATTATTCAAAGCATCGACAGACAGATGGACTTCTCCGATATTGCCGATGCCAAAAATATCGATATGAATACGCTTCTCAATGAAATAGAAGCCATCGTAAATTCAGGAACAAAAATCAATATCGATTATTACCTGAACAGCGTGATGGACAGCGATCATCAACAGGATATTTATGACTATTTCATGGAGGAAGCTGAAGATGAATCACTCGAAAACGCACTCCAGGAGCTTGGAGAAGATAATTACTCGGAAGAAGAGGTGCGGCTTGTAAGGATCAAATTCATGTCGGAACTCGGAAATTAA
- a CDS encoding glycosyltransferase gives MAYATAILITVLILYCFTISRFRYSWANTPSFSDFEWVPAVKISVVTAFRNESKNISQFLEALKNQDYPAELYEVILVDDGSDDGSQDIVMLFCTNHPQFRYILNTIKPGKKPAVQTGVDHAFGELIVTTDADCTMNPGWLSGIASFYAHHHPDLIIGLVDLAPSGKWYFLYEQVSFLSLVAAGSGAACAGRPLYCNGANMAFTKELYTSLADPMMSGVPSGDDTFLLHAAKRAGKNIRLLKSSKTWVTTEGSKSLQALIKQRIRWTSKAGHYRDSFTIFVAMVVLAMNLSVPVSVMVGLFTGKPWFSLVLFGTKAFTDFMLLSSFMKFLRRSLSPVKFLVFSLIYPFEVLISVFAGSTMTFDWKGRQYRRR, from the coding sequence ATGGCTTATGCCACGGCAATCCTGATCACTGTACTTATCCTTTACTGTTTTACGATAAGCCGGTTCAGGTATTCCTGGGCAAATACTCCTTCTTTTTCAGATTTTGAATGGGTTCCTGCTGTAAAAATCAGCGTCGTTACTGCATTCCGGAATGAATCAAAAAATATTTCCCAATTCCTGGAGGCACTGAAGAATCAGGATTATCCTGCGGAATTATATGAGGTAATTCTTGTAGACGACGGATCTGATGACGGTTCACAGGACATTGTCATGCTGTTTTGCACCAATCACCCTCAATTCCGTTATATTTTGAATACCATAAAGCCCGGTAAAAAGCCGGCTGTGCAAACAGGTGTAGACCATGCATTCGGCGAACTCATTGTAACTACCGATGCGGATTGCACAATGAATCCCGGCTGGTTATCAGGTATTGCTTCATTTTATGCGCACCACCATCCCGATCTGATTATCGGACTGGTTGATCTGGCTCCTTCCGGAAAATGGTACTTCCTGTATGAACAGGTTTCTTTTTTGAGCCTGGTGGCCGCGGGAAGCGGTGCTGCCTGTGCGGGCCGGCCACTTTACTGCAACGGTGCAAACATGGCATTTACAAAAGAATTATATACTTCACTTGCCGATCCGATGATGTCGGGCGTTCCCTCGGGCGACGACACTTTTTTGCTTCATGCGGCAAAACGAGCCGGTAAAAACATCAGGCTACTGAAATCGTCAAAAACATGGGTAACGACTGAAGGTTCAAAATCATTGCAGGCATTGATCAAACAGCGGATAAGATGGACATCCAAAGCAGGGCACTACAGGGATTCATTTACAATATTTGTGGCTATGGTAGTGCTGGCAATGAATTTATCCGTTCCGGTTTCAGTAATGGTGGGTTTGTTTACCGGAAAACCATGGTTTTCCCTTGTTCTGTTCGGTACAAAAGCATTTACCGATTTCATGTTATTGAGCAGTTTCATGAAGTTTTTACGGCGCTCGTTATCACCTGTAAAATTCCTTGTCTTTTCGCTGATCTATCCCTTTGAAGTGCTGATTTCGGTTTTTGCCGGAAGTACAATGACTTTCGACTGGAAGGGCAGGCAATACAGGAGAAGGTGA
- a CDS encoding ATP-binding protein, translating into MIKKKVRDLQGTILDNIPYLVWLKNIDGKYLHVNKAFAEAYRKKPDQIIGKSDFDICSPEKAVEFQQSDNEVMQNKKRQFVEQIENLFDNETVFETYKSPVFDNNGEVIGITGISREMTDTLHIEKTLHEREEQFRALLQNSSDAISIINRQGKIIFESSEKNKISDFEITELLHKPFFDMVHPDDIPQIKIVIKEALQNPGKQIKKEYRSLHKNKRWIYVESIFSNQLSNPAIKGIIVNSRDVSDRKMAELKERVYHDNLIFLSNSALELLSLSSRDEIYRYIPEKLAAFLESAVVIISSYDENSKNIIIENFAGLDPYTAQVEKLLGRGITGLSFSSGVLASTAQNAGTVIILKDDLLDNTLGELPQAKLKIIKDLIHIHKIYNIVLARDNKLLGNITILTLNKSIIKFKHIIETFVHQVSVALHRSQLEYELVTAKNKAEESDKLKTAFLANMSHEIRTPMNGILGFAEMLNDDSLSRANRKKYLNIINSNGKVLINLIDDIIDFAKIESGQVNILEDDFSLNNLLDQIQSTFLTRTLKKEKSKVKIITKKAFPDEKSYIRTDPIRLRQVLTNLVGNAIKFTHNGFIEFGYNLADKNPLQFYVRDTGIGISADKLNLIFERFMQADSSPSRKYGGSGLGLAISKGLVELLGGKMWAESRVSEGSVFFFTIRFASANRKLEVPVETRPARVHHNWDGKTFLVAEDDKFSYKFLEGFLKQTHAEVLRASDGKEAVEICRNNPAIDLVLMDIQMPEMNGLTATIEIKKFNAGLPIIAQTANAINEERLRCLDAGCDDFITKPVNINELYDKISKWLMPRQS; encoded by the coding sequence ATGATAAAAAAGAAGGTAAGAGACTTACAGGGTACCATTCTTGATAATATACCTTATCTTGTCTGGCTTAAGAATATTGACGGAAAATACCTTCATGTAAATAAAGCCTTTGCTGAAGCTTACCGGAAAAAGCCCGATCAAATCATCGGCAAATCCGATTTTGATATTTGCTCTCCCGAAAAGGCAGTCGAATTTCAGCAATCCGACAATGAGGTAATGCAAAATAAGAAAAGGCAGTTTGTGGAGCAGATCGAAAACCTGTTTGACAATGAAACGGTATTTGAAACATACAAATCGCCTGTGTTTGATAATAACGGTGAGGTAATAGGTATAACCGGCATTTCGCGTGAAATGACCGACACCCTTCACATTGAAAAGACCCTGCATGAGCGCGAGGAACAGTTCAGGGCGCTTCTTCAGAATTCTTCGGATGCCATATCCATTATTAACCGGCAGGGGAAAATCATTTTCGAAAGCTCTGAAAAGAATAAAATATCCGATTTCGAGATTACAGAACTCCTGCATAAACCATTTTTCGACATGGTGCATCCAGATGACATTCCCCAGATCAAAATAGTCATCAAAGAAGCGCTTCAAAATCCGGGCAAGCAGATCAAGAAGGAATACAGGAGCCTCCATAAAAACAAACGCTGGATTTATGTAGAAAGCATTTTTTCAAACCAGCTGAGTAACCCTGCGATCAAGGGAATTATCGTCAATTCAAGGGATGTATCCGACCGTAAAATGGCTGAACTCAAGGAAAGAGTGTACCACGACAACCTCATTTTTCTGAGCAATTCAGCACTCGAATTATTATCCCTGTCTTCACGCGATGAAATTTACAGGTACATTCCCGAAAAGCTCGCTGCCTTTCTCGAAAGTGCTGTTGTAATCATTTCTTCATATGATGAGAATTCAAAGAATATCATAATTGAAAATTTTGCCGGACTTGATCCTTATACAGCACAGGTTGAAAAATTGCTGGGAAGGGGAATTACGGGACTGTCGTTTTCAAGTGGTGTGCTGGCATCAACGGCACAGAATGCCGGCACTGTGATAATCCTTAAGGACGATCTGCTGGATAACACTCTGGGGGAATTGCCTCAGGCAAAACTTAAAATCATTAAGGACCTGATTCACATTCATAAGATTTACAATATTGTTTTGGCCCGCGACAACAAGTTGCTCGGCAATATTACGATCCTTACACTCAACAAGAGTATCATTAAGTTCAAGCATATTATCGAAACGTTCGTTCACCAGGTGTCTGTGGCTTTGCACCGGAGTCAGCTTGAATATGAACTTGTAACTGCAAAGAACAAGGCTGAGGAATCGGACAAGCTTAAAACCGCATTCCTTGCCAACATGTCGCATGAGATCCGCACGCCCATGAACGGTATCCTTGGCTTTGCCGAGATGCTGAATGACGATTCACTCAGCCGGGCAAACCGGAAGAAATACCTTAATATAATAAACAGTAACGGCAAAGTACTTATTAACCTGATTGATGATATAATCGATTTTGCCAAGATTGAATCAGGACAGGTGAATATTCTTGAAGATGACTTTTCACTCAATAACCTGCTCGACCAGATTCAGTCGACCTTCCTTACCCGCACGCTGAAAAAGGAAAAGTCGAAAGTAAAAATCATCACCAAAAAAGCTTTTCCCGACGAGAAATCTTATATACGCACCGATCCTATCAGGCTCAGGCAGGTTCTTACAAACCTGGTGGGCAATGCCATTAAATTTACGCACAACGGTTTTATTGAATTCGGTTATAACCTGGCTGATAAAAACCCCCTGCAGTTTTATGTCAGGGATACCGGGATCGGTATTTCAGCTGACAAACTGAATCTTATTTTCGAACGGTTCATGCAGGCCGACAGTTCTCCGTCGAGGAAATATGGCGGATCAGGATTGGGGCTGGCCATTTCAAAAGGACTTGTCGAACTGCTGGGTGGTAAAATGTGGGCTGAATCCCGGGTAAGTGAGGGATCTGTTTTCTTTTTCACAATCCGTTTTGCTTCAGCAAACAGGAAGCTGGAGGTGCCTGTTGAAACAAGGCCTGCCAGGGTCCATCATAACTGGGATGGAAAAACATTCCTGGTGGCTGAGGATGATAAGTTCAGTTATAAATTTCTCGAAGGATTTCTGAAGCAAACCCATGCTGAAGTACTAAGGGCCTCTGATGGCAAGGAAGCAGTCGAAATATGCCGTAACAATCCTGCAATTGACCTGGTACTGATGGATATCCAGATGCCCGAGATGAATGGTCTTACGGCTACGATTGAAATAAAGAAGTTTAACGCAGGTCTTCCCATAATAGCGCAAACTGCCAATGCAATCAATGAGGAAAGACTGAGATGTCTTGATGCGGGCTGTGACGACTTCATTACAAAGCCGGTGAATATTAATGAATTGTACGATAAAATCAGTAAATGGCTTATGCCACGGCAATCCTGA
- a CDS encoding bifunctional nuclease domain-containing protein, producing the protein MNKVKLNVLGISYSQTQTGAYALVLAEENGRRRIPIIVGGFEAQAIAIQLEGLKPPRPLTHDLFLNFARTFNIDLLEITVYKLEEGVFYSKLTCDNGQRIIEIDARTSDAIALALRFKCPIYTTEDILKKAGIILDFEKESAMQPSGDQPSAPSRNIRVQDSSFTEELKNNNLQELKDLLNEAISEEDYEKASLIRDEINRRKKE; encoded by the coding sequence ATGAATAAAGTTAAACTCAACGTATTGGGTATTTCTTACAGTCAAACGCAGACCGGTGCATATGCATTGGTACTGGCTGAAGAAAATGGCCGAAGAAGAATACCCATCATTGTTGGTGGATTTGAGGCACAGGCGATTGCCATTCAGCTCGAAGGGCTGAAGCCGCCAAGGCCTCTGACGCACGATCTTTTCCTTAATTTTGCCCGGACTTTCAATATCGATTTACTTGAAATAACTGTATATAAGCTCGAAGAAGGAGTGTTTTATTCAAAACTCACCTGTGATAACGGACAACGCATAATTGAAATTGACGCACGCACATCGGATGCCATTGCCCTGGCACTTCGTTTTAAATGTCCGATTTACACAACTGAAGATATTCTGAAAAAGGCAGGCATTATTCTCGATTTTGAAAAGGAATCGGCCATGCAGCCTTCAGGTGACCAGCCATCCGCTCCTTCACGAAACATCCGGGTTCAGGACAGTTCGTTTACAGAAGAATTAAAAAACAATAATCTGCAGGAATTGAAGGATCTTCTGAATGAAGCCATTTCAGAAGAAGACTATGAGAAAGCCTCCTTGATCCGCGATGAAATTAATCGCCGAAAAAAGGAATAG
- the rplU gene encoding 50S ribosomal protein L21, with protein MYAIVNIAGQQFKVEKGKKVFVHRLAGEVGEDVTFDKVMLISNDDKVNVGAPYLPDAVVLAQIVSHLRGDKVLVFKKKRRKTYQKLNGHRQNFTEILIEDISETGTPKKSERKKATPKPEVTAEAAPAEAQVEKPAKAAAKKAAPKAAPKAAAEKKAPAKKAEKPAAKAATKSKSAK; from the coding sequence ATGTACGCAATAGTAAATATAGCAGGACAACAATTTAAAGTCGAAAAGGGAAAGAAAGTGTTTGTCCACAGACTGGCCGGAGAGGTTGGAGAAGATGTTACCTTTGATAAGGTTATGCTCATCAGCAATGATGACAAGGTGAATGTTGGTGCTCCTTACCTGCCTGATGCAGTTGTTCTGGCTCAGATTGTTTCGCATCTGAGGGGTGACAAGGTTTTGGTTTTCAAGAAGAAAAGAAGAAAAACCTATCAGAAACTGAACGGTCACAGGCAGAATTTTACTGAAATTCTGATCGAGGACATCAGTGAAACGGGTACTCCTAAGAAATCGGAAAGGAAAAAAGCAACTCCAAAGCCTGAAGTTACTGCCGAAGCAGCTCCTGCCGAAGCACAGGTAGAAAAACCTGCAAAAGCAGCAGCTAAGAAGGCAGCTCCCAAAGCCGCTCCTAAAGCCGCCGCTGAGAAAAAAGCGCCTGCAAAGAAAGCTGAAAAGCCGGCTGCAAAAGCTGCAACTAAAAGCAAGAGCGCAAAGTAA
- the rpmA gene encoding 50S ribosomal protein L27 — MAHKKGAGSSRNGRESHSQRLGIKIYGGEVVKAGNILVRQRGTVHNPGINVGMGKDHTLYALTDGTVEYHRKKDDRSYVSVHPVAE, encoded by the coding sequence ATGGCACATAAAAAAGGAGCCGGAAGTTCAAGAAACGGACGTGAATCCCACAGTCAGCGACTGGGTATTAAAATTTATGGCGGAGAAGTAGTGAAAGCCGGCAACATCCTGGTTCGCCAGCGCGGAACCGTTCATAACCCCGGGATCAATGTAGGTATGGGCAAGGATCATACTCTTTATGCCTTAACCGACGGCACAGTTGAATACCATCGCAAAAAAGACGATCGTTCCTACGTATCCGTACATCCGGTAGCAGAATAG
- the serS gene encoding serine--tRNA ligase, with the protein MLTLNLIREKTDEVIRRLKVKNFDGSGIIHEIIDIDSSRRSTQNRLDTTLAELNSTSKEIGALIKANKKEEAEEKKNRTATLKKDIEELSASLEQSETALRNLLVKLPNLPSEFVPEGHGADQNVIERQGGKMPDLAENALPHWDLAKIYDIIDFDLGNKLTGAGFPVYKGKGSKLQRALINFFLDENTQAGYLEIMPPLMVNEDSGFGTGQLPDKDAQMYHVSLDNFYLIPTAEVPVTNIYRDVILDASDFPVKNTAYTPCFRREAGSYGKDVRGLNRLHQFDKVEIVQIQHPDRSYQALEEMVKHVEMLVQKLELPYRIVRLCGGDMSFTSALTFDFEVYAAAQKRWLEVSSVSNFESFQANRLKLRFREEGSKKPQLAHTLNGSSLALPRIVAALLENNQSGEGIRIPAALVPYTGFEYINKNA; encoded by the coding sequence ATGTTAACACTTAACCTGATCAGGGAAAAAACCGATGAAGTAATCCGGCGTCTGAAAGTGAAAAACTTTGATGGCTCGGGCATTATACATGAAATCATTGATATCGACAGCTCCCGCCGGTCCACTCAGAACAGGCTCGACACCACACTGGCTGAACTGAATTCCACTTCAAAGGAAATCGGCGCCCTTATCAAGGCGAATAAAAAGGAAGAGGCTGAAGAAAAGAAAAACAGGACCGCCACGTTGAAAAAAGATATTGAAGAGCTTTCAGCTTCACTCGAACAATCGGAAACTGCCCTCAGGAATTTGCTTGTAAAACTGCCGAATCTTCCTTCAGAATTTGTACCTGAAGGTCATGGCGCAGATCAAAACGTGATCGAACGCCAGGGTGGCAAAATGCCGGACCTGGCTGAAAACGCCCTGCCACACTGGGACCTGGCAAAGATTTATGATATCATTGATTTCGACCTTGGCAATAAACTCACCGGTGCCGGTTTTCCTGTTTATAAAGGAAAGGGATCGAAGCTCCAGCGGGCCCTGATCAATTTCTTCCTGGATGAAAACACACAAGCAGGATATCTTGAGATCATGCCGCCACTGATGGTTAATGAAGATTCAGGGTTCGGCACAGGACAGCTGCCCGACAAAGATGCGCAGATGTACCATGTCAGTCTTGACAATTTTTACCTGATTCCCACCGCAGAAGTTCCGGTTACAAACATATACAGGGATGTGATCCTTGACGCATCCGATTTTCCTGTAAAGAATACCGCCTATACTCCTTGTTTCAGAAGAGAGGCCGGATCATACGGAAAAGATGTAAGGGGACTCAACCGTCTTCACCAGTTTGATAAGGTGGAGATCGTTCAGATTCAGCATCCCGATCGTTCCTATCAAGCTCTCGAGGAAATGGTGAAGCATGTTGAAATGCTGGTTCAGAAACTTGAACTGCCATACCGTATTGTCAGGCTCTGTGGAGGCGACATGAGTTTTACCTCTGCCCTTACGTTTGATTTTGAAGTATACGCCGCTGCTCAGAAAAGATGGCTCGAAGTCAGTTCTGTTTCCAATTTCGAATCATTCCAGGCAAACCGGCTCAAACTCCGGTTCAGGGAAGAAGGATCAAAAAAACCACAGCTTGCCCATACTCTAAATGGAAGCTCCCTGGCTCTTCCGAGGATTGTTGCCGCACTGCTCGAAAACAACCAGTCGGGTGAAGGCATCCGCATTCCCGCAGCCCTTGTGCCTTATACGGGATTTGAATACATAAATAAGAATGCTTAG
- a CDS encoding DMT family transporter has product MKNQQRAYGYALITVLFWSTVATAFKISLRNFNNVQLLAVANLISFIVFLAMLAGSRRLFLLRELRPRDYALSAAQGLLNPFGYYLIIFKSYSLLPAQVAQPANFIWPLVLMLLSVPLLKQPLKLTGILGLVISFAGVFVLATQGHFSDFKIVEPLGITLAMFTSVIWSLFWIINVKDTRDDLLKLFLSFGFSLIYVAILLAFRDDKWPSFSGSWIAAVYVGLFEMGIAFVLWLKALKLSDSAGKVANLIYLTPFLSLIAIHFVLGEKLFSTSVIGLCLIIAGIMTGRIKNKS; this is encoded by the coding sequence ATGAAAAATCAGCAGAGGGCCTATGGATATGCCCTTATCACCGTTCTTTTCTGGTCAACCGTTGCCACGGCATTCAAAATATCCCTCCGCAACTTCAACAATGTGCAATTACTGGCCGTAGCCAACCTTATATCTTTCATTGTCTTCCTTGCCATGCTTGCCGGAAGCCGGCGTTTATTCCTGCTTCGTGAACTCAGGCCCAGGGATTATGCCCTTTCCGCAGCACAGGGATTGCTGAATCCATTCGGGTATTACCTGATCATTTTTAAATCATACAGCCTTCTTCCGGCCCAGGTAGCGCAACCTGCAAACTTCATATGGCCGCTTGTTCTCATGCTCCTTTCCGTTCCTTTGCTGAAACAGCCTCTCAAATTAACCGGAATACTCGGATTGGTCATCAGCTTTGCCGGTGTATTTGTTCTGGCAACCCAGGGACATTTCAGCGACTTTAAAATAGTCGAGCCCCTCGGAATAACGCTTGCCATGTTTACTTCGGTGATATGGTCGCTTTTCTGGATCATAAACGTGAAAGATACAAGGGATGATCTTCTGAAACTCTTTTTAAGCTTTGGATTTTCTCTTATTTATGTGGCAATTCTGCTTGCATTCCGCGACGATAAATGGCCATCCTTCTCAGGATCATGGATAGCCGCTGTGTACGTAGGTTTGTTTGAAATGGGAATCGCCTTTGTCTTATGGCTGAAAGCGCTAAAATTATCGGATTCTGCCGGGAAAGTGGCCAATCTCATTTATCTTACCCCATTCCTTTCTCTTATTGCTATACACTTTGTGCTTGGTGAAAAATTGTTTTCTACATCGGTTATCGGGTTATGCCTGATAATTGCAGGAATAATGACCGGCAGAATTAAAAATAAATCCTGA
- a CDS encoding S41 family peptidase: protein MKTFKSLIFLFILSSVIFSCNKDKNDNAHVEYVNSQIYDMMKQVYLWNDYIPYNLDPADYSTPAKFMEALRYKQYDHWSTVLTEEEYNSYFTEGQMIGHGFMVGLDADNNFRIAFVYNNTQAQQEGVRRGWILSKVNNKTVTVDNFSTLFGADKVGVTNNFTFIDNGGQQVTLSLAKEEINLTPVLHSEVINRSGKKIGYIVFQDFIETANQELDTAFTTFKNAGIDELVVDMRYNGGGAVTVAEHLAGWLIGKNEGGQPFIYYEHNAILSKAPYSMDTMYTVPAKADGLDMSRIFFIGTSNTASASELIINGVKPFITTVLAGSPTHGKPVGMYAIPIEDYFTLPVCFKYSNKNHEGNFYNGLTPDLPADDDITKDWGNPEETSLKAILDYIDNGTAKSTKSTGFGPRILESHKPLGQFLRAI from the coding sequence ATGAAAACATTCAAATCGCTTATCTTTCTGTTTATTCTCAGCAGCGTGATCTTTTCCTGCAATAAGGATAAGAACGACAATGCACATGTTGAATACGTAAATAGCCAGATTTATGACATGATGAAACAGGTATATCTGTGGAACGACTATATACCGTACAATTTAGATCCGGCTGATTATTCCACCCCTGCCAAATTCATGGAAGCCCTCCGGTATAAACAATATGATCACTGGAGCACTGTTCTTACCGAAGAAGAATATAATTCATATTTTACCGAAGGCCAGATGATCGGCCATGGATTTATGGTAGGCCTTGACGCGGATAATAATTTCAGGATAGCATTTGTTTACAACAACACCCAGGCCCAGCAGGAAGGAGTCAGAAGGGGATGGATCCTTTCAAAGGTAAACAACAAGACGGTGACCGTTGACAATTTCTCCACCCTTTTTGGTGCTGATAAAGTTGGCGTAACCAATAACTTTACCTTCATTGACAACGGCGGACAACAGGTTACCTTAAGCCTGGCAAAGGAGGAAATTAACCTTACACCGGTTTTGCATTCTGAGGTGATTAACAGGAGTGGTAAAAAAATAGGGTACATCGTTTTCCAGGATTTTATTGAAACTGCCAATCAAGAGCTTGATACGGCTTTCACCACTTTTAAAAATGCAGGTATCGATGAATTGGTTGTGGATATGCGGTATAATGGCGGAGGAGCAGTTACTGTTGCCGAACACCTTGCCGGATGGCTTATCGGAAAAAATGAAGGCGGTCAGCCTTTCATTTATTATGAACACAATGCGATCCTGAGCAAAGCACCTTATAGCATGGACACTATGTATACCGTTCCGGCAAAAGCGGACGGACTGGATATGAGCCGGATTTTCTTTATCGGTACTTCAAATACGGCATCAGCCAGCGAGCTGATCATTAACGGTGTTAAACCATTTATTACTACCGTCCTTGCCGGCAGTCCAACTCACGGGAAACCGGTGGGAATGTACGCGATTCCGATTGAAGATTATTTTACCCTGCCGGTTTGCTTTAAGTATAGCAATAAGAACCACGAGGGTAATTTTTATAACGGGTTAACCCCTGACCTTCCGGCTGATGATGATATAACGAAAGACTGGGGTAACCCGGAAGAAACATCGCTGAAGGCCATTCTTGACTATATTGATAACGGAACGGCAAAGTCAACGAAATCAACAGGCTTTGGACCGAGAATACTTGAAAGCCATAAACCGCTGGGCCAGTTCCTGAGAGCTATATAA